The Tachyglossus aculeatus isolate mTacAcu1 chromosome 7, mTacAcu1.pri, whole genome shotgun sequence genome includes a region encoding these proteins:
- the LRRFIP1 gene encoding leucine-rich repeat flightless-interacting protein 1 isoform X18 produces the protein MEMGTQGPGRKRLPNRDRLTAEDDALNQIAREAEARLAAKRAARAEAREIRMKELERQQKEVEERPEKDFLEKGGRNVPGLSAATLASLGGTSSRRGSGDTSISVDTETSIREIKDSLAEVEEKYKKAMVSNAQLDNEKMNFMYQVDTLKDAMMELEEQLAESRRQYEEKNKEFEREKHAHNILQFQFAEVKESLKQREEMLAKHGIILISEEATNGEISGGPTYEGSLGCPAKAVEEAQEKAHALKGAGDETLGRANEVEMKNEILDKVGKREILQNTEHEQHKEDTVKDFTEIKTLHPDENAESKKTIEDNATSPGMLANSENEEQIRSEIPEGNSFLPSGGQVKFSEDGYISSDKTLAFSTVTKESDHLSDLNHENLKHSQETPGTHQHPGDVIVQYESQEFVPKQQKDQPKDLKSSEGEDIGKPPPESGYLGTSEVAVAYAVNESQNESVSLVDTSEVLPVFSDSGHPLGEHHHDMPKGKENDNSERVETGDRIPPDLACKMNPSESGNDIEIQNENDLVDSSKELKELNDIEKDQGNGEAWKPKESLLDTSLQKEDQNKEVGPKISEDKETELKEEEVSQVETQRIQCSPAESSQPEAVDDSTLEMEGESPNLTVALEVKDGKEAEAGSQEMGISDQQEGTIELSSDTSNSSQKKTKNKKKKNKKKKMLSTPSESFEDVKSEAVFQDLSEVKEEQVEIKDCIQPTEEQDVVAEVQGQETLASTSKPVECPEKPKAELEGKLNQEIDEVKDQENESTMEEGEKGSPDDETIPAFEVNGPGESDNTDKPQIDSTLKDTNGSARKNTIEQSTRECKPHELKNEEVSSRTRQENADVSEETSALTQEEITKEESEDQIETAESALDSIDAERMDDPVEQLGKFPSGSKEDIRGGSKGKGKNKEDCLLS, from the exons GTTGAGGAGAGGCCAGAAAAAGATTTCCTTGAAAAG GGAGGACGGAATGTGCCTGGCTTGTCAGCTGCTACCCTTGCCTCTCTGGGTGGTACTTCTTCTCGGAGAGGTAGTGGTGATACCTCCATCTCTGTTGATACTGAAACGTCCATTCGGGAAATCAAA GACTCACTTGCCGAAGTTGAGGAGAAGTATAAGAAGGCCATGGTGTCCAATGCTCAGCTAGACAATGAAAAGATGAATTTCATGTACCAGGTTGATACTCTGAAGGATGCAATGATGGAGCTAGAAGAACAACTGGCAGAATCTAGGCGACAGTATGAAGAGAAAAACAAA GAATTTGaaagggagaaacatgcccatAATATATTACAATTTCAATTTGCTGAAGTCAAGGAGTCTTTGAAGCAAAGAGAAGAAATGCTCGCA AAACATGGAATTATTCTGATTTCTGAAGAAGCCACTAATGGAGAGATTTCAGGGGGGCCAACTTATGAAGGATCCCTGGGGTGCCCTGCCAAAGCAGTTGAAGAGGCACAAGAAAAGGCACATGCCCTAAAGGGAGCAGGAGACGAGACATTAG GAAGAGCCAATGAAGTGGAGATGAAAAATGAGATTTTGGACaaagtggggaaaagagaaatcTTGCAGAACACTGAGCATGAGCAACACAAAGAGGACACTGTAAAGGACTTTACGGAAATAAAGACTTTACATCCTGATGAAAATGCAGAGTCTAAGAAAACCATTGAAGACAATGCCACATCACCAGGGATGTTAGCAAATAGTGAAAATGAGGAGCAAATTAGAAGCGAAATTCCAGAGGGTAATTCTTTTCTGCCAAGTGGAGGGCAAGTTAAGTTTAGCGAGGATGGGTACATATCAAGTGATAAGACTTTAGCTTTCTCAACAGTTACTAAGGAGTCTGACCACTTGAGTGATTTAAATCATGAAAACTTGAAACACAGCCAGGAAACACCAGGTACACACCAGCATCCTGGGGATGTGATTGTCCAATATGAAAGCCAAGAATTTGTCCCAAAGCAGCAAAAAGACCAACCCAAAGATTTAAAATCTAGTGAAGGAGAGGATATTGGGAAACCACCCCCTGAATCTGGTTATTTAGGAACATCAGAAGTTGCAGTAGCTTATGCAGTTAATGAAAGTCAAAATGAATCAGTGAGTTTAGTTGATACATCAGAGGTTCTGCCTGTTTTCTCAGACAGTGGTCACCCTTTGGGAGAACACCACCACGACATGccaaaggggaaagaaaatgatAACAGTGAGAGAGTTGAGACTGGAGATAGAATTCCTCCAGATTTGGCCTGCAAAATGAATCCATCAGAATCTGGAAATGATATAGAAAtacaaaatgaaaatgatttgGTAGATAGCTCTAAAGAGTTGAAAGAATTGAATGACATAGAAAAGGACCAAGGAAATGGGGAAGCATGGAAGCCTAAGGAATCACTTCTAGACACTAGTCTTCAGAAAGAAGACCAGAATAAAGAAGTCGGTCCCAAAATCAgtgaagataaggaaactgaattgAAGGAAGAGGAGGTATCCCAGGTAGAAACTCAAAGAATTCAGTGTTCTCCAGCTGAGAGTAGTCAGCCTGAAGCAGTAGATGATAGCACCTTGGAAATGGAAGGTGAATCTCCAAATTTAACTGTTGCTCTTGAAGTAAAAGATGGTAAAGAGGCAGAGGCTGGTAGCCAGGAAATGGGTATTTCTGATCAACAGGAAGGAACAATTGAATTGAGCAGTGACACAAGTAATTCATcacagaaaaaaacaaagaataagaaaaagaaaaacaaaaaaaaaaaaatgctgtctACCCCTAGTGAGTCCTTTGAAGATGTTAAAAGTGAGGCGGTGTTCCAAGACTTAAGTGAAGTTAAAGAGGAGCAGGTAGAAATTAAGGATTGCATTCAGCCAACAGAAGAGCAAGATGTGGTAGCTGAGGTTCAAGGGCAGGAAACTTTGGCAAGTACTAGTAAGCCTGTGGAATGTCCTGAAAAACCTAAAGCTGAGTTAGAGGGGAAGCTTAATCAAGAGATAGATGAAGTAAAGGATCAAGAAAATGAAAGTACAATGGAAGAGGGTGAAAAAGGGAGTCCTGATGATGAAACAATACCAGCCTTCGAAGTTAATGGGCCCGGAGAATCGGATAATACAGATAAGCCCCAAATTGATAGCACATTAAAGGACACAAATGGTAGTGCCCGAAAGAATACCATTGAACAAAGTACCCGTGAGTGCAAGCCACACGAGCTGAAGAATGAGGAAGTATCCTCGAGAACCCGACAGGAAAATGCAGATGTTTCAGAGGAAACTAGTGCCCTAACGCAAGAAGAAATTACCAAGGAGGAATCAGAGGATCAAATAGAAACTGCCGAAAGCGCTCTAGATAGTATCGATGCAGAAAGAATGGATGACCCAGTAGAGCAGTTGGGAAAGTTCCCATCAGGAAGCAAAGAGGATATCAGAGGTGGTAGCAAGGGGaaaggtaaaaataaggaagattGCCTATTATCATGA
- the LRRFIP1 gene encoding leucine-rich repeat flightless-interacting protein 1 isoform X12: MEMGTQGPGRKRLPNRDRLTAEDDALNQIAREAEARLAAKRAARAEAREIRMKELERQQKEASDEDERMSVGSRGSLRPSEYTSFFGSGSRASSRASSARASPVVEERPEKDFLEKGGRNVPGLSAATLASLGGTSSRRGSGDTSISVDTETSIREIKEINELKDQIQDVEGKYMQGLKEMKDSLAEVEEKYKKAMVSNAQLDNEKMNFMYQVDTLKDAMMELEEQLAESRRQYEEKNKEFEREKHAHNILQFQFAEVKESLKQREEMLAEIRQLQQKNESYIREISDLQETIEWKDKKIGALERQKEFFDSIRSERDDLRDEVNTMKEELKKHGIILISEEATNGEISGGPTYEGSLGCPAKAVEEAQEKAHALKGAGDETLGRANEVEMKNEILDKVGKREILQNTEHEQHKEDTVKDFTEIKTLHPDENAESKKTIEDNATSPGMLANSENEEQIRSEIPEGNSFLPSGGQVKFSEDGYISSDKTLAFSTVTKESDHLSDLNHENLKHSQETPGTHQHPGDVIVQYESQEFVPKQQKDQPKDLKSSEGEDIGKPPPESGYLGTSEVAVAYAVNESQNESVSLVDTSEVLPVFSDSGHPLGEHHHDMPKGKENDNSERVETGDRIPPDLACKMNPSESGNDIEIQNENDLVDSSKELKELNDIEKDQGNGEAWKPKESLLDTSLQKEDQNKEVGPKISEDKETELKEEEVSQVETQRIQCSPAESSQPEAVDDSTLEMEGESPNLTVALEVKDGKEAEAGSQEMGISDQQEGTIELSSDTSNSSQKKTKNKKKKNKKKKMLSTPSESFEDVKSEAVFQDLSEVKEEQVEIKDCIQPTEEQDVVAEVQGQETLASTSKPVECPEKPKAELEGKLNQEIDEVKDQENESTMEEGEKGSPDDETIPAFEVNGPGESDNTDKPQIDSTLKDTNGSARKNTIEQSTRECKPHELKNEEVSSRTRQENADVSEETSALTQEEITKEESEDQIETAESALDSIDAERMDDPVEQLGKFPSGSKEDIRGGSKGKGKNKEDCLLS, encoded by the exons GTTGAGGAGAGGCCAGAAAAAGATTTCCTTGAAAAG GGAGGACGGAATGTGCCTGGCTTGTCAGCTGCTACCCTTGCCTCTCTGGGTGGTACTTCTTCTCGGAGAGGTAGTGGTGATACCTCCATCTCTGTTGATACTGAAACGTCCATTCGGGAAATCAAA GAGATCAATGAGTTAAAGGACCAGATTCAGGATGTAGAAGGCAAATACATGCAGGGATTGAAAGAAATGAAG GACTCACTTGCCGAAGTTGAGGAGAAGTATAAGAAGGCCATGGTGTCCAATGCTCAGCTAGACAATGAAAAGATGAATTTCATGTACCAGGTTGATACTCTGAAGGATGCAATGATGGAGCTAGAAGAACAACTGGCAGAATCTAGGCGACAGTATGAAGAGAAAAACAAA GAATTTGaaagggagaaacatgcccatAATATATTACAATTTCAATTTGCTGAAGTCAAGGAGTCTTTGAAGCAAAGAGAAGAAATGCTCGCA GAAATCCGACAGCTACAACAGAAAAATGAGAGCTATATCAGGGAGATTTCTGATCTTCAGGAAACAATAGAATGGAAAGACAAAAAGATAGGG GCATTAGAAAGACAAAAAGAGTTCTTTGATTCCATAAGGAGTGAACGTGATGACCTTAGAGATGAAGTAAACACGATGAAGGAAGAATTAAAG AAACATGGAATTATTCTGATTTCTGAAGAAGCCACTAATGGAGAGATTTCAGGGGGGCCAACTTATGAAGGATCCCTGGGGTGCCCTGCCAAAGCAGTTGAAGAGGCACAAGAAAAGGCACATGCCCTAAAGGGAGCAGGAGACGAGACATTAG GAAGAGCCAATGAAGTGGAGATGAAAAATGAGATTTTGGACaaagtggggaaaagagaaatcTTGCAGAACACTGAGCATGAGCAACACAAAGAGGACACTGTAAAGGACTTTACGGAAATAAAGACTTTACATCCTGATGAAAATGCAGAGTCTAAGAAAACCATTGAAGACAATGCCACATCACCAGGGATGTTAGCAAATAGTGAAAATGAGGAGCAAATTAGAAGCGAAATTCCAGAGGGTAATTCTTTTCTGCCAAGTGGAGGGCAAGTTAAGTTTAGCGAGGATGGGTACATATCAAGTGATAAGACTTTAGCTTTCTCAACAGTTACTAAGGAGTCTGACCACTTGAGTGATTTAAATCATGAAAACTTGAAACACAGCCAGGAAACACCAGGTACACACCAGCATCCTGGGGATGTGATTGTCCAATATGAAAGCCAAGAATTTGTCCCAAAGCAGCAAAAAGACCAACCCAAAGATTTAAAATCTAGTGAAGGAGAGGATATTGGGAAACCACCCCCTGAATCTGGTTATTTAGGAACATCAGAAGTTGCAGTAGCTTATGCAGTTAATGAAAGTCAAAATGAATCAGTGAGTTTAGTTGATACATCAGAGGTTCTGCCTGTTTTCTCAGACAGTGGTCACCCTTTGGGAGAACACCACCACGACATGccaaaggggaaagaaaatgatAACAGTGAGAGAGTTGAGACTGGAGATAGAATTCCTCCAGATTTGGCCTGCAAAATGAATCCATCAGAATCTGGAAATGATATAGAAAtacaaaatgaaaatgatttgGTAGATAGCTCTAAAGAGTTGAAAGAATTGAATGACATAGAAAAGGACCAAGGAAATGGGGAAGCATGGAAGCCTAAGGAATCACTTCTAGACACTAGTCTTCAGAAAGAAGACCAGAATAAAGAAGTCGGTCCCAAAATCAgtgaagataaggaaactgaattgAAGGAAGAGGAGGTATCCCAGGTAGAAACTCAAAGAATTCAGTGTTCTCCAGCTGAGAGTAGTCAGCCTGAAGCAGTAGATGATAGCACCTTGGAAATGGAAGGTGAATCTCCAAATTTAACTGTTGCTCTTGAAGTAAAAGATGGTAAAGAGGCAGAGGCTGGTAGCCAGGAAATGGGTATTTCTGATCAACAGGAAGGAACAATTGAATTGAGCAGTGACACAAGTAATTCATcacagaaaaaaacaaagaataagaaaaagaaaaacaaaaaaaaaaaaatgctgtctACCCCTAGTGAGTCCTTTGAAGATGTTAAAAGTGAGGCGGTGTTCCAAGACTTAAGTGAAGTTAAAGAGGAGCAGGTAGAAATTAAGGATTGCATTCAGCCAACAGAAGAGCAAGATGTGGTAGCTGAGGTTCAAGGGCAGGAAACTTTGGCAAGTACTAGTAAGCCTGTGGAATGTCCTGAAAAACCTAAAGCTGAGTTAGAGGGGAAGCTTAATCAAGAGATAGATGAAGTAAAGGATCAAGAAAATGAAAGTACAATGGAAGAGGGTGAAAAAGGGAGTCCTGATGATGAAACAATACCAGCCTTCGAAGTTAATGGGCCCGGAGAATCGGATAATACAGATAAGCCCCAAATTGATAGCACATTAAAGGACACAAATGGTAGTGCCCGAAAGAATACCATTGAACAAAGTACCCGTGAGTGCAAGCCACACGAGCTGAAGAATGAGGAAGTATCCTCGAGAACCCGACAGGAAAATGCAGATGTTTCAGAGGAAACTAGTGCCCTAACGCAAGAAGAAATTACCAAGGAGGAATCAGAGGATCAAATAGAAACTGCCGAAAGCGCTCTAGATAGTATCGATGCAGAAAGAATGGATGACCCAGTAGAGCAGTTGGGAAAGTTCCCATCAGGAAGCAAAGAGGATATCAGAGGTGGTAGCAAGGGGaaaggtaaaaataaggaagattGCCTATTATCATGA